TGAGCCCCCGCCGATCGCGGCGTACATCTTCTTCGAGGTTCCGGCGCGGCTCAGAGCGATGGATGCGGCGATCGCCCGCCGGAGGATCCCGGAGCGGACGCGGATCACCTCGGGATCGGCGAAGAGCCGATAGAGGAATCCCCGCACGTCCGCGAGCGTCTCGGGCCCGCCCAGCTGCAGGAAGAGAACGGCGCGATCCGTCATTCCGCCGGGCGCAGATCCGCCCGCCCGCCGGAGAGCCGGGCGAGAAGGCGGAGTGATCGCGCCGGAGCGTGTCGCGACGCGCGCGAAGCGCCAAGCCGGATCACAGCGTGCGGGAGAACATCGGCTTCTCGGAGGCGGCCGCCAGGTATGCGTCGAACGGCATCGCCAGGTTCCGCAGGAAGATCCGGCCGAGCGACGTCGCGCGGATCTCCCGGTCGGAGATCTCGACGAGGCCGTCCTCCCGGCACTCCTCGAGCTTCGCGAGCGCGTCGCCGAACGTCTCGTCGAAGGGCACGCCGAACTGCTCCTCGATCTCGGTCTTGACGATCACTCCGTGGCAGAGGAGGTTCTGGATGACGACCCGCCGCAGCCGGTCGTCGGCGGAGAGCCGGAAGCCGCGCATCGTCGCCGGGCCGCCGCGCTCCATGGCCGCGCGATAGGCGGGGAGGTCGCGCTGGTTCTGGACGTACGCGTCGGCGATTCCGCCGATCGAACTCATCCCGAGGCCGAACAGGTCCGTGCCCGCCTTCGTGGTGTAGCCCTGGAAGTTCCGCCAGAGCGTGCGGTTGCGGCGCGCCCGCGCGAGTTCGTCGTCGGGCCGCGCGAAGTGGTCCATCCCGATGTACTCGTACCCCGATTCCGTGAAGCGGGAGAGCGCGGTCCGGAAGATCTCGAACTTCTCGCGCTCGGTCGGGAGCTTCGGTTCGTTGACGCGCTGGTGCTTCTTCATCCACGGCACGTGCGCGTAGGAATAGACGGCGAGCCGGTCCGGGCCGATCGAGAGGATCTTGTCGATCGTCCGGCGAAACGATTCGGGCGTCTGGAACGGGAGCCCGAAGATCAGGTCCATGTTCACGCTCTGGAAGCCGAGGGAGCGCGCCGCCTCGACGAGGTCGCGGGTGGCTTCGTACGGCTGGACGCGGTTGACGGTCTCCTGCACCTTCGGATCGAAATCCTGGACGCCCATCGAGAGGCGGTTGAATCCCCCCTTGCGCAGCACTTCGAGGTGCGCGCGCGTCGTCACGCGCGGATCGATCTCGACGCCGAGCTCGGCGTCGGGCGCGAACGTGAAGGCGCCGTGGAGCGCCTCGGCGAGCCGATCGAGCCGCTCCGGATCGAAGTACGTCGGCGTTCCCCCGCCGTAGTGGAGCTGGACGACGGGCCGCGACCGATCGACCCGCTCGGCGAGCCACGCGATCTCCTTCCGGAGAAGCGCGAGGTATCCCTCTTCGGTCCGGTGATTCTTCCCGGTGATGACGACCGTGCAGCCGCAGAAGAAGCAGAGCTTCTCGCAGAACGGCAGGTGCAGATACAGCGAGAGAGGCGCCGGCGCCTCGGCCGCGTTCGATTCCGCGATCAGCTTCTCGTAGTCCGGCGGGCCGAAATCGTCCCGCCACGACGGCGCCGGCGGATAAGAGGTGTAGCGGGGTCCCGCCACGTTGTACTTGTGGAGCAGCTCGTAGGGAACGTCGTTCATGATTTCCCCCGCACCGCGTCGTAGTACGCGGAGACGGATTCGATCGGAGTCTCCGGCAGGATGCCGTGTCCGAGGTTGACGATGTGGCCGAGCCCGCCCGTCTCGGCCATGATTTCCGCCACGCGCGCCGCGACGGATTCCGGCGTCCCGAAGAGCAGGGCCGGATCGAGATTTCCCTGGAGCGCCCGGCCGGGAAGCCGCCGCCGCACTTCCCCGAGCGAGCAGCGCCAGTCGATCGACAGCACGTTCGCCCCGGTTTCCGCCGCCGCTTCGAGGATCCCGGCGATTCCGTTGACGAAATAGATGACGGGCTTGCCGAGCCGTTCGAGCTTCGCGATCGCGTCCCGCACGTACGGTAGCGCGAATTCCCGGTACTCGGCGGGCGAGAGCTCCCCCGCCCACGTGTCGAAGAGCTGGACCGAGTCGGCGCCCGCCTCGAGCTGGGCCGCCAGGTAGGCGGCGACCATTCCCGAGAGCTTCGTCAGGAGCGCTCGCAGCGCCCGCGGCTCGCGCGTCATCATCCTCTTGATCACCGTGAAGTTCCGGGAGCCTCCCCCCTCGACCAGATAGGAGGCGAGCGTCCACGGCGCGCCGGAGAACCCGAGGAGCGCGGCCGAATCTCCGACCGAGGCCCGAAGCGAACGGAGGATGTCCATCACGAAACGGGTCTCCCCCTCGGGATCGAACCCCCGAAGCGCCTCGACGTCGGCGGCGGTCCGCACGGGACGGCCGAGCTTCGGCCCCCCGTCGTCGATCTCGACGGGCGCGCCCATCGCGCGGATCGGCACGAGGATGTCCGAAAAGAGGATCACGGCATCCGGCCGGAACCGCTCGAACGGCTGGAGCGACACCTCGACGGCGGCTTCGACGTCTTCGCAGAGCCCGAAGAAAGAGAGCCTTTCCCGCACTTTGCGGTACTCGGGCAGATACCGGCCGGCCTGGCGCATCATCCACGCCGGCGGACGATCGACCGCCAGGCCTCGCGCGGCATCGAGAAACCGGCGGCGCGGCGTGATCGTTTCCATCATCGTTTTCGATTCTATGCTGCCGCTCCGGGAGCGAATGATCCGTTTGCACCATTTGCTCCCTTCCGATCCCCGCTACAATCGACCGCGTGATCAGCGCCGCGCTCCTGGGAATCGCCGCCCTCGCTTTCTATGGCGCGGCCGAAGGGTTTTCCATCGCCTCCCTCCGGAAGAACTCCGACGCGCTGGCGCGCGGGACGACGATCCTCCTCGTCTCGGGGCTCCTCTGCCACTTCGCCGCGCTGCAGGTCCGCGCCCGGAAGCTCCATTCGGTCCCCTACCGCGACCTCTCCGACTCGATGTCCTTTTTCGCGTGGATGATCGCCGTCACCTACGTCTTCCTCTTCTTCCGCCACCGGGAGCGGTCGACCGGTCCTTTCCTGATTCCGCTCGTCATCCTTTTCCAGGTCATCTCGCTCCTGACGCGCCCGGCGACGCTGCCGGCCCGGAAGGAGCTCTCCGGATCGCTCTTCGCCTTTCACGTGACGACGGCGATCCTCGGCTACGCGGCTCTCTCCCTGTCGTTCATCCTCGCGCTGCTGTATCTCGTCCAGAACCGGCAGCTCCGGCAGCGCCGGACGGGTCTCCTCTTCTCGCGCCTTCCCGCCCTCGACGTTCTCGACCGGATGGAGCACACCGCCGTCGCGGTGGGTGTGGCCGCCCTCGCCGTCTCGCTCACCCTCGGCATGGTCTGGGCGCAGAAGAACTGGGGCACCGTCTGGGACGCGAAGCTCGGGGCGACCCTCCTCGTCCTCGTCGTCTATGCCGTCGCGCTGTTTTCTTCGCCCCTCGGACTGAAAGGGAAGAAGACGGCGTTCGTCTCGATCTTCGGGTTCTCGCTGGTGCTCTTCTCGTACACCATCGTGAACCTGTTCGTCAGCAAAGGACACGTGTTCCGATGATCGCTCCGATGGAATCGCCGCTCGTTCTCGTCGGCTGGGACTTCCGCCGCACGCCGATCTCGATCCGCGAGCGCCTCGCCTTCACCCCGGACTCGATCCGCGAGGCGCTCGCCCACATCACCCGCCAGGGCGTTCTCTCCGAAGGGGTGATCGTCTCGACCTGCAACCGCAGCGAGATCTACGGCGTGGGGACGACGGCCGACGTCGAAGAGGCGGTGACCGAGTTCGTCGCCGGCTTCCACCGCCTCCCCAAACCCGACATCCTCGGGAGCCGGTACGGCCTCTCGGGGCCGGACGCGGTGCGGCACCTCTTCCGCGTCGCCGCCGGCCTCGAATCGCTCGTCCTCGGCGAGGACCAGATCCTCGCGCAGGTGCGCGAGGCGCTGCGGGTCGCGTCGGCCGCCGGGGCGACGCGCTCGGTTCTCCACCGCCTCTTCCAGCAGGCCTGCGCCGCCGGAAAGCGCGTCCGCTCCGAGACGGGGGTGGGCACGCGCGCCACGTCGATCCCCGGCGTGGCCCTCGAACTCGCGCGCAAGGTCTACGAGGACATCGACAAACGCTCGTTCCTGATCGTCGGCGCGGGCGACATCGCCGCGATCTTCTACGACCTGCTCGTCGGGAGGGGCGCGCGGACGATCGACGTCGTGAACCGGTCCTTCGACCGCGCGCAGGCGCTCACCTCCCGCGGCGGCACCCCGCGGCGATGGGACGAGCTCCCCGCCCGGCTCCCGCACGCCGACGTCGTCGTCTGCGCCACCGCGAGCCCGACGCCCCTCTTCGGCGCCGCGGAAGCCTCGGCCGCGCTCGACGCGCGCCGCGGACGTCCCGTCCTCTTCCTCGACCTCGGCGTCCCGCGGAACATCGACGAGAAGGTTTCCTCGGTCGAGAACGCGTTTCTCTACGCCGTCGACGATCTCAAGGAGATGGCGGCGCGGAATCTCGCCGACCGGGAGAAGGACATTCCGAAGGCGGAGGCGATCCTGGAGGAGGAGCTCGCCGATTTCCTCTCCTGGTACGGCTCGCTCGCCGTCGTGCCGACCGTGACCTCGCTCCGGCGCCGCTTCGAGCGCGTCCGCGAGGAGGAGTTCGACCGGCAGCTCTCCCGTTTCGAGCGCGTAGCGCCCGAAGACCGCGAGAAGATCCGGCTGCTGGCCCAGTCGATGGTCCGGTCGCTCCTGCGCCGGCCGACCGTCGCGCTCAAGGAGGAATCCGACCCCGTCCGGAGGGTGGAGCGCGCCGAAGCGATCCGGCACGTGTTCGGACTCGAGGACGAGGGCGGCTCCGAGTGAGGCTCCGCCTCGGGACCCGCGGATCGACGCTCGCCAGGACCCAGTCGGGGCTCGTCGCCGACTGGCTCCGCTCGCGAGGCGCGGAAGTGGAGATGATCCTGATCAAGACGACCGGCGATCGCCTTTCCGAGCTGCACCAGCCGATCGAAGGAAAGGGGATCTTCACGAAGGAGCTCGACGAGGCGCTCTTCGACGGCCGGATCGACCTCGCCGTCCACAGCATGAAGGATCTGCCTTCCGAGCTCCCGCCGGGACTCGAGGTCGCCGCCATTCCGGAGAGGGAAGACGCCAGGGACGTCCTCGTGACGCGCGACGGAGCGCCCCTCGCGGCGCTCCCGCCGGGGGCCGTCGTCGGGACGGGGAGCCCGCGCCGCGCGGGTCAGATTCGCGCCCTCCGGCCGGACCTCGCCTGCGCCGAGGCGCGAGGCAACGTCGACACGCGCCTCCGCCGGCTCCGGGAGGGAGCGTGGGACGCGATCGTCCTCGCCCGCGCGGGACTCCGGCGGCTCGGCCGCGACGCGGAGGCCACGCAGATCCTCGAAATTTCCGAGATGGTTCCCGCGGTCGCCCAGGGCGCGCTCGCGATCACGACGCGGCAGGGCGAGCCCCTCGAACCCGTGCGCGCGCTCGACCACGCGCCGACGCGCGCCGCCGTCCTCTGCGAACGCCGGGTCCTGCGCGAGCTCGAAGGGGGCTGCCGGGCTCCCGTCGCCGCCCATGCGACGGTCGCCTCGGGGAAGCTCGCTCTCGCGGCCGCCGTGATGTCGCTCGACGGCTCGACCGTGATCCGCGTGGATCGCGAAGGCTCCGCGGGCGATCCGGAGGCGCTGGGCGGCGAGGCCGCATCCGCCCTGCTCGCGCGCGGCGCGGCGGCCCTCGTCGCGGCCGCACGGGTCCCGGCATGAAGTCCTTCCGCCGTTCCGCGCTGGTCGTCTATTCCGGCGGAAAGCCGTTCGCTTACGAGGACACGTTCGCGGCGAAAGGTTTCGGCCTCCGCGCCGTCCCGAGCCACCGCATCGAGATCACGTCGCAGGCGTTCCCGGCGGGGCATCGCGTGGACCGCGTGATCTTCACGAGCCGCAACGCCGTGGACATCCTGCGCCGGGGCGGGGCCGTGTTCCCCCCGGCCGCGCGGTACCACGCGGTCGGCGCATCGACCCGCGTCGCGCTCGACAAGCTGGGACTCGCCGCGGACGCGCCGGAGGACGCTTCCGCCTCGTCTCTCCTCGCGGCGCTCCCGGAATCGCTCGCCGGCGAGTACGTCTTCTGGCCGCACGGCGATGACGCCGACCTCGCGCTCATCGAGAACCTGAAGCAGCGGGGCGCGACCGTCTATGCACCGACGGTCTACCGGAAGGTCAGGCTCCGGTTCCCGGCCGATCTCTCGGCGCCGATCGCCGAGCGGGCGTTCTCCGCCTTCGCCTGCACGTCGGCCGCCGCGGCGCGATGGCTGTTCGAGGGCCGCTCGCCGGAAGAGCGCAAGGCGCTCGGGTCGGTGCCGGCCGCGGTCCTCGGCGCGAGCACCGCGAGCGAGCTCGAGCGTCTCGGCGTGAAGAGGACCGTCGCCGTCCCCGACGCATCGTTCGATTCGCTCGCCGCGACCCTGATCAAGATCCTTCAGCGCTCGAAGAGGTAGAACGCCCGGCCGTTCTCGAGGGCGAGCGCGCTCGCTTCCCAGCCTCGCGCCATCAGGTCCTCCGCCCGGCGGCGCAGTGCGAATCGGGCGCGGCGCGCGCCGGCAGGATCCGACCGGTAGAGTTTCGGAGCACCCGTCGGGATTTCGACGCTCGTCCGGCCCGACTCCGGATCGCGGCCGAAGCGAAACGGAACGGCGCCTTCGAGCGTCGGCTCCGGGAACTCTTCTCCCGCCGCCACCCGCCTCACGTCGGGAGCGTCGAGCTCCCAGAACACCTCGAAGCGGTCGGTCGGCAGGTCCGCGTAGATCCCGCCGATCGGACCGTAGAAATCCCGGAGATACCGCCGCGCCCGGGCGCGAAGGCGCACGAGGTTCAACCGCGCGTTCTTGACGAGCAGCGGGTCGTACGTCCAGGTCACGAGCCCGATTCCGCGCGCGAGGCACCA
The sequence above is a segment of the Thermoanaerobaculia bacterium genome. Coding sequences within it:
- the hemN gene encoding oxygen-independent coproporphyrinogen III oxidase → MNDVPYELLHKYNVAGPRYTSYPPAPSWRDDFGPPDYEKLIAESNAAEAPAPLSLYLHLPFCEKLCFFCGCTVVITGKNHRTEEGYLALLRKEIAWLAERVDRSRPVVQLHYGGGTPTYFDPERLDRLAEALHGAFTFAPDAELGVEIDPRVTTRAHLEVLRKGGFNRLSMGVQDFDPKVQETVNRVQPYEATRDLVEAARSLGFQSVNMDLIFGLPFQTPESFRRTIDKILSIGPDRLAVYSYAHVPWMKKHQRVNEPKLPTEREKFEIFRTALSRFTESGYEYIGMDHFARPDDELARARRNRTLWRNFQGYTTKAGTDLFGLGMSSIGGIADAYVQNQRDLPAYRAAMERGGPATMRGFRLSADDRLRRVVIQNLLCHGVIVKTEIEEQFGVPFDETFGDALAKLEECREDGLVEISDREIRATSLGRIFLRNLAMPFDAYLAAASEKPMFSRTL
- the hemE gene encoding uroporphyrinogen decarboxylase; translation: MMETITPRRRFLDAARGLAVDRPPAWMMRQAGRYLPEYRKVRERLSFFGLCEDVEAAVEVSLQPFERFRPDAVILFSDILVPIRAMGAPVEIDDGGPKLGRPVRTAADVEALRGFDPEGETRFVMDILRSLRASVGDSAALLGFSGAPWTLASYLVEGGGSRNFTVIKRMMTREPRALRALLTKLSGMVAAYLAAQLEAGADSVQLFDTWAGELSPAEYREFALPYVRDAIAKLERLGKPVIYFVNGIAGILEAAAETGANVLSIDWRCSLGEVRRRLPGRALQGNLDPALLFGTPESVAARVAEIMAETGGLGHIVNLGHGILPETPIESVSAYYDAVRGKS
- the ccsA gene encoding cytochrome c biogenesis protein CcsA, whose amino-acid sequence is MISAALLGIAALAFYGAAEGFSIASLRKNSDALARGTTILLVSGLLCHFAALQVRARKLHSVPYRDLSDSMSFFAWMIAVTYVFLFFRHRERSTGPFLIPLVILFQVISLLTRPATLPARKELSGSLFAFHVTTAILGYAALSLSFILALLYLVQNRQLRQRRTGLLFSRLPALDVLDRMEHTAVAVGVAALAVSLTLGMVWAQKNWGTVWDAKLGATLLVLVVYAVALFSSPLGLKGKKTAFVSIFGFSLVLFSYTIVNLFVSKGHVFR
- the hemA gene encoding glutamyl-tRNA reductase, translating into MIAPMESPLVLVGWDFRRTPISIRERLAFTPDSIREALAHITRQGVLSEGVIVSTCNRSEIYGVGTTADVEEAVTEFVAGFHRLPKPDILGSRYGLSGPDAVRHLFRVAAGLESLVLGEDQILAQVREALRVASAAGATRSVLHRLFQQACAAGKRVRSETGVGTRATSIPGVALELARKVYEDIDKRSFLIVGAGDIAAIFYDLLVGRGARTIDVVNRSFDRAQALTSRGGTPRRWDELPARLPHADVVVCATASPTPLFGAAEASAALDARRGRPVLFLDLGVPRNIDEKVSSVENAFLYAVDDLKEMAARNLADREKDIPKAEAILEEELADFLSWYGSLAVVPTVTSLRRRFERVREEEFDRQLSRFERVAPEDREKIRLLAQSMVRSLLRRPTVALKEESDPVRRVERAEAIRHVFGLEDEGGSE
- the hemC gene encoding hydroxymethylbilane synthase — translated: MRLRLGTRGSTLARTQSGLVADWLRSRGAEVEMILIKTTGDRLSELHQPIEGKGIFTKELDEALFDGRIDLAVHSMKDLPSELPPGLEVAAIPEREDARDVLVTRDGAPLAALPPGAVVGTGSPRRAGQIRALRPDLACAEARGNVDTRLRRLREGAWDAIVLARAGLRRLGRDAEATQILEISEMVPAVAQGALAITTRQGEPLEPVRALDHAPTRAAVLCERRVLRELEGGCRAPVAAHATVASGKLALAAAVMSLDGSTVIRVDREGSAGDPEALGGEAASALLARGAAALVAAARVPA
- a CDS encoding uroporphyrinogen-III synthase, encoding MKSFRRSALVVYSGGKPFAYEDTFAAKGFGLRAVPSHRIEITSQAFPAGHRVDRVIFTSRNAVDILRRGGAVFPPAARYHAVGASTRVALDKLGLAADAPEDASASSLLAALPESLAGEYVFWPHGDDADLALIENLKQRGATVYAPTVYRKVRLRFPADLSAPIAERAFSAFACTSAAAARWLFEGRSPEERKALGSVPAAVLGASTASELERLGVKRTVAVPDASFDSLAATLIKILQRSKR
- a CDS encoding GNAT family N-acetyltransferase produces the protein MTTGIRLRELASPAEFALAQRVAKAAWRLPDLEAPSVADLIAITHAGGLTAGAFRGKDLLGFVHGFPREIVGRRAQHSHLLAVRPDVQGRGLSKRLKLFQREWCLARGIGLVTWTYDPLLVKNARLNLVRLRARARRYLRDFYGPIGGIYADLPTDRFEVFWELDAPDVRRVAAGEEFPEPTLEGAVPFRFGRDPESGRTSVEIPTGAPKLYRSDPAGARRARFALRRRAEDLMARGWEASALALENGRAFYLFER